From the genome of Geminocystis herdmanii PCC 6308, one region includes:
- the trmD gene encoding tRNA (guanosine(37)-N1)-methyltransferase TrmD: MQIDVITIFPNFFQTPLECGLMGKALNKGIATVNLINPRDFTTDKHHHVDDIPYGGGVGMVLKPEPIFAAVESLPILQPREVILLSPQGQTLDQNLLRDLAINYQQLVMICGHYEGVDERVQHLVTREVSIGDFVLTCGEIPALTLINGVIRLLPGTVGKAESIDADSFEDGLLDYPHYTRPPVFRGWEVPPVLRSGNHKEIAKWRYQKQLEATDKKRPDLMTKYNLDRRIGELEESP; this comes from the coding sequence GTGCAAATTGATGTTATTACCATTTTCCCTAATTTTTTTCAAACACCTTTAGAATGTGGGTTGATGGGAAAGGCTTTAAATAAGGGAATTGCCACGGTTAATCTAATTAATCCAAGGGATTTTACTACGGATAAACATCATCATGTTGACGATATTCCCTATGGCGGAGGGGTTGGCATGGTTTTAAAACCTGAACCAATTTTTGCGGCGGTGGAGTCTTTACCTATTTTACAACCACGAGAGGTTATTTTACTTAGCCCTCAAGGGCAAACTCTCGATCAAAATTTATTAAGAGATTTGGCGATTAATTATCAACAATTAGTCATGATTTGTGGACATTATGAGGGGGTTGATGAACGAGTACAACATTTGGTTACAAGAGAGGTTTCGATCGGAGATTTTGTGTTAACCTGTGGTGAAATTCCTGCTTTAACTCTGATTAATGGGGTAATCAGGCTTTTACCCGGTACGGTGGGGAAGGCTGAATCTATTGATGCGGATAGTTTTGAGGATGGTTTATTGGATTATCCCCATTATACTCGTCCTCCTGTGTTTCGAGGTTGGGAAGTGCCTCCTGTATTACGATCGGGCAATCATAAGGAAATTGCGAAATGGCGTTATCAGAAACAACTGGAAGCTACAGACAAAAAACGCCCTGATTTAATGACTAAATATAATTTAGACAGGAGAATTGGAGAATTAGAAGAATCGCCATAA
- a CDS encoding cyanophycinase — MKQYLRSSVLVIGGAEDKVHGKEILQSFWHCAGGTDAIIGIIPSASREPTIIGDRYVSIFSEMGAKDLKVLDVRDRIQGEDKDYQEYVEKCTAIFMTGGDQLRLCGLLADTPLMERIRQRVKLGEVTLGGTSAGAAVMGHHMIAGGSSGESPNRALVDMAMGLGIIPEVIVDQHFHNRNRMARLLSALSNHPERLGIGIDEDTCAVFQKDEYIEVIGKGTVTIVDGQAMSYTNHGKVAAEDPLALHNLRLHILGHGDRYNRKTHQPMAGIVE, encoded by the coding sequence ATGAAGCAATATCTTAGAAGTTCTGTCCTAGTCATAGGAGGTGCAGAAGATAAAGTCCACGGCAAAGAAATTTTACAAAGTTTTTGGCATTGTGCTGGTGGTACTGATGCAATTATCGGAATTATTCCCTCCGCCTCCCGTGAACCTACCATTATCGGCGATCGATATGTGAGTATTTTTAGCGAAATGGGTGCAAAAGATTTAAAAGTACTAGATGTAAGAGATCGTATTCAAGGAGAAGATAAAGACTATCAAGAATATGTAGAAAAATGCACTGCTATTTTTATGACAGGGGGAGATCAACTTAGATTATGCGGTTTATTAGCAGATACTCCCCTCATGGAAAGAATCCGTCAACGAGTTAAGTTGGGAGAAGTTACCCTTGGGGGAACAAGTGCAGGGGCGGCGGTGATGGGGCATCACATGATCGCCGGAGGTAGCAGTGGCGAATCTCCTAATCGGGCTTTAGTGGATATGGCTATGGGGTTGGGTATCATTCCCGAAGTGATCGTAGATCAACATTTTCACAATCGTAACCGTATGGCAAGGTTATTAAGCGCCCTATCCAATCACCCTGAAAGGTTAGGTATTGGTATCGATGAAGATACTTGCGCCGTTTTTCAAAAAGATGAATATATTGAAGTTATTGGTAAAGGTACAGTGACGATCGTAGATGGTCAAGCCATGAGTTATACTAATCATGGAAAAGTAGCCGCCGAAGACCCTTTGGCACTTCATAACCTCAGATTACATATTCTCGGTCATGGCGATCGTTATAACCGCAAAACTCATCAACCCATGGCGGGAATTGTTGAATAA
- the cphA gene encoding cyanophycin synthetase — MKILKTQTLRGPNYWSIRRQKLIQMRLDLEDVAEKPSNLIPGFYEGLVKILPSLVEHFCSRDHRGGFLERVQEGTYMGHIIEHIALELQELAGMPVGFGRTRETSTPGIYNVVFEYVYEEAGRYAGRAAVRLCNSIITTGAYGLDELAQDLSDLKDLRANSALGPSTETIIKEAEARQIPWMLLSARAMVQLGYGANQQRIQATLSNKTGILGVELACDKEGTKTTLAEAGIPVPRGTVIYYADELADAIADVGGYPIVLKPLDGNHGRGITIDINSQQEAEEAYDLASAASKTRSVIVERYYKGNDHRVLVINGKLVAVSERIPAHVTGNGSSTIEELIQETNEHPDRGDGHDNVLTRISIDRTSLGVLKRQGFEMDTVLKKGEVAYLRATANLSTGGIAIDRTDEIHPQNIWIAERVAKIIGLDIAGIDVVTPDITKPLTEVDGVIVEVNAAPGFRMHVAPSQGLPRNVAAPVIDMLFPDNHPSRIPILAVTGTNGKTTTTRLLAHIYRQTGKVVGYTSTDGIYLGDYMVEKGDNTGPVSAGVILRDPTVEVAVLECARGGILRSGLAFESCDVGVVLNVAEDHLGLGDIDTIEQMAKVKGVIAESVNADGYAVLNADDPLVAQMAKNVKGKIAYFSMSKDNPIIIDHLRRNGMAAVYENGYLSIFEGEWTLRIEKAENIPVTMKAMAPFMIANALAASLAAFVHGIDIELIRQGVRSFNPGANQTPGRMNLFDMKDFSVLIDYAHNPAGYLAVGEFVKNWKGDRLGVIGGPGDRRDEDLMLLGKIASQIFDHIIIKEDDDNRGRDRGTVADLIAKGIVAENPNASYDVILDETEAIETGLKKVDKGGLVVIFPESVTGSIEMIEKYQSQ; from the coding sequence ATGAAAATCCTCAAAACACAAACCCTACGGGGACCTAACTATTGGAGTATCCGTCGCCAAAAATTAATCCAAATGCGTCTGGATTTAGAAGACGTAGCCGAAAAACCTTCTAACCTGATACCGGGGTTTTATGAAGGCTTAGTGAAAATATTACCCTCTTTAGTAGAACATTTCTGTTCCAGAGATCATCGAGGAGGCTTCCTAGAAAGAGTACAAGAAGGTACTTATATGGGGCATATCATTGAACACATTGCCCTAGAATTGCAAGAATTAGCAGGAATGCCTGTAGGTTTTGGGCGTACCAGAGAAACTTCAACTCCGGGTATTTATAACGTAGTTTTTGAGTATGTTTATGAGGAGGCTGGAAGATACGCAGGTAGAGCCGCCGTCAGACTTTGTAACTCTATCATTACTACAGGGGCTTATGGGCTAGACGAATTAGCTCAAGATTTATCTGATCTCAAGGATTTACGAGCCAATTCTGCTTTAGGTCCTTCCACCGAAACTATTATCAAAGAAGCCGAAGCGAGACAAATTCCTTGGATGTTGCTTAGTGCAAGGGCAATGGTACAGTTAGGTTATGGGGCAAATCAACAACGGATTCAAGCAACTCTGAGTAATAAAACGGGCATCTTAGGGGTGGAGTTAGCTTGTGATAAAGAAGGCACTAAAACCACTTTAGCGGAAGCTGGTATTCCTGTGCCTAGGGGGACTGTTATTTACTATGCTGATGAATTAGCTGATGCCATCGCTGATGTCGGTGGTTATCCCATTGTTCTCAAACCCTTAGACGGCAATCATGGTAGAGGCATTACCATTGATATTAACTCTCAACAGGAAGCTGAGGAGGCTTATGATTTGGCTAGTGCCGCTTCTAAAACTCGATCAGTCATTGTGGAAAGATACTATAAAGGTAATGATCATCGGGTTTTAGTCATCAATGGTAAACTGGTGGCAGTCTCCGAGAGAATCCCCGCCCACGTCACGGGCAATGGTTCTTCTACCATTGAGGAATTGATTCAAGAAACCAATGAACATCCCGATCGAGGTGACGGTCATGATAATGTCTTAACTAGAATCAGTATCGATCGAACTTCCTTAGGAGTCTTAAAAAGACAAGGTTTCGAGATGGATACCGTTCTCAAAAAAGGAGAAGTTGCCTATTTACGAGCTACGGCTAACCTTAGTACCGGGGGTATTGCCATCGATCGAACCGATGAAATACATCCTCAAAATATTTGGATAGCCGAAAGAGTCGCCAAAATTATTGGTTTAGACATTGCTGGAATTGACGTAGTTACCCCAGACATTACCAAACCCTTAACAGAAGTCGATGGGGTAATTGTGGAAGTCAACGCTGCCCCCGGCTTTAGGATGCACGTTGCCCCCAGTCAAGGCTTACCCCGTAACGTAGCCGCTCCCGTCATCGATATGTTATTCCCTGATAATCACCCTAGTCGCATCCCCATTTTAGCGGTGACAGGCACAAACGGAAAAACCACCACGACTAGACTATTAGCCCATATCTATCGTCAAACGGGGAAAGTTGTGGGTTATACCAGTACTGACGGTATTTACTTAGGTGATTACATGGTAGAAAAAGGCGATAACACTGGTCCTGTGAGCGCTGGAGTGATTTTGAGAGACCCCACCGTAGAAGTTGCCGTGTTAGAGTGTGCTAGAGGGGGAATTTTACGATCGGGTTTAGCCTTTGAAAGCTGTGATGTTGGCGTTGTCTTAAACGTAGCCGAAGATCATCTAGGATTGGGAGACATAGACACCATCGAACAAATGGCAAAAGTAAAAGGAGTCATCGCCGAATCAGTCAATGCCGATGGTTATGCAGTCCTGAATGCAGACGATCCTTTAGTAGCACAAATGGCGAAAAATGTCAAGGGTAAAATTGCTTATTTTTCCATGAGTAAAGATAATCCCATCATTATCGATCATTTACGGCGTAATGGTATGGCGGCGGTGTATGAAAACGGCTATCTTTCCATTTTTGAAGGAGAATGGACATTAAGAATTGAGAAAGCGGAAAATATCCCTGTTACCATGAAAGCCATGGCGCCTTTTATGATTGCCAATGCTTTAGCCGCATCCTTAGCCGCCTTTGTTCACGGTATCGACATCGAATTAATTCGTCAAGGGGTACGCAGTTTTAACCCTGGGGCGAATCAAACCCCCGGCAGAATGAACCTTTTTGACATGAAAGATTTTTCTGTGTTGATCGATTACGCCCATAATCCTGCGGGTTATTTAGCCGTAGGGGAGTTTGTGAAAAATTGGAAGGGCGATCGCCTTGGAGTAATCGGAGGACCGGGTGACAGACGGGATGAGGATTTGATGCTTTTAGGTAAAATTGCCTCTCAAATTTTTGATCACATTATCATCAAAGAAGATGACGATAATCGAGGGCGCGATCGAGGTACTGTAGCTGATTTGATAGCTAAAGGTATTGTGGCTGAAAATCCTAACGCTAGTTATGATGTCATCCTCGATGAAACCGAAGCCATTGAAACTGGACTCAAAAAAGTCGATAAAGGTGGTTTAGTAGTTATTTTCCCTGAAAGTGTTACAGGTTCGATCGAGATGATTGAGAAATATCAATCTCAGTAG
- a CDS encoding D-alanine--D-alanine ligase family protein, whose protein sequence is MTKLKVGLLFGGKSGEHQVSIISARSIFKGLTEGSNGDKYEAIPIYIDKSGYWWGSDTAQDILTSGIPLDIESITVSKWNFPSECNNVDVWFPILHGPNGEDGTVQGLLTLMGVPFVGSGVLGSAVGMDKIAMKNIFAQFGLPQVAYIGVSRDEIYSGACVFPKLCDGIEEKLGYPCFVKPANLGSSVGIAKVKTRSELETALDHAASLDRRVIIEAGVKAREVECAVLGNDNPKASVIGEITYDADFYDYETKYTDGRANLIIPADIPPHIATKIQEMSVKAFRAVCARGLSRVDFFFNPDTEEIFINEINTLPGFTSLSMYPQLWEASGVSFSDLLDRLITFAL, encoded by the coding sequence ATGACTAAGTTAAAAGTAGGCTTATTATTTGGTGGTAAATCAGGAGAACATCAAGTTTCCATTATCTCAGCTCGATCGATCTTCAAAGGCTTAACCGAAGGAAGCAACGGGGATAAATATGAGGCTATTCCTATCTATATCGATAAATCTGGTTACTGGTGGGGTAGTGACACCGCCCAAGACATTTTAACTTCTGGCATTCCTTTAGATATAGAGTCTATCACCGTTTCAAAATGGAATTTTCCCTCAGAATGCAACAATGTGGACGTTTGGTTTCCCATTTTACATGGTCCTAACGGTGAAGATGGTACAGTACAAGGACTATTAACTTTAATGGGTGTACCCTTTGTTGGTTCTGGTGTACTAGGTTCAGCCGTAGGCATGGACAAAATCGCCATGAAAAATATTTTTGCCCAATTCGGTTTACCCCAAGTCGCTTATATCGGAGTAAGTCGAGATGAAATTTATAGTGGAGCTTGTGTATTTCCTAAATTGTGTGATGGAATTGAGGAGAAATTGGGCTATCCTTGTTTTGTTAAACCTGCTAATCTAGGTTCATCCGTTGGTATTGCTAAGGTAAAAACTCGATCGGAATTAGAAACCGCTTTAGATCATGCCGCCAGTCTCGATCGACGAGTTATTATAGAAGCAGGAGTAAAAGCCAGAGAAGTGGAATGTGCCGTCTTAGGTAACGATAACCCAAAAGCCTCCGTTATCGGAGAGATAACCTATGATGCAGATTTTTACGACTACGAAACCAAATATACCGATGGTAGAGCAAATTTAATCATTCCCGCCGACATTCCCCCTCATATTGCTACTAAAATTCAAGAGATGTCTGTTAAAGCCTTTCGTGCCGTTTGCGCTAGAGGATTATCGAGAGTTGACTTTTTCTTCAACCCTGACACTGAAGAAATTTTCATCAATGAAATTAACACCCTCCCCGGTTTCACTTCTTTGAGTATGTATCCTCAACTTTGGGAAGCATCAGGAGTGAGTTTTTCTGATTTGCTTGATCGATTAATTACTTTTGCTTTATAA
- a CDS encoding photosystem II protein, Psb35-related translates to MAILISLFIIGWLAVSLIGTQAYFLGEQTKPIHQRNWNSESFDRLAKSFTGTETDYLVRVPAYSIDAYNAQKN, encoded by the coding sequence ATGGCAATCTTAATATCATTATTCATCATCGGTTGGTTAGCAGTTTCTCTTATCGGTACTCAAGCGTACTTCTTAGGAGAGCAAACAAAACCCATTCATCAACGTAACTGGAATTCGGAATCGTTCGATCGACTCGCAAAGTCCTTTACTGGTACTGAAACTGATTATCTCGTAAGAGTTCCAGCTTACTCGATCGACGCTTATAATGCACAAAAAAATTAA
- the hsdR gene encoding EcoAI/FtnUII family type I restriction enzme subunit R, whose product MNKKELSERDICTKFITPALIKAGWNLQTQIREEFSLTKGRIIVRGKLHTRGQQKRADYVLFYQPNIPLAVIEAKDNKHSVGDGMQQALEYADLLQVPFVFSSNGDRFLFHNKLNRDGKIEQEIEFEQMPSPDVLWRWWSDAQGLSEQQEKLITQDYYNDGSGKTPRYYQLLAINKTIEAISQGQRRILLVMATGTGKTFTAFQIIWRLWKSQHKKRILFLVDRNILVDQAMTNDFKPFGSTMTKIQKRQINKSYEIYLCLYQAVTGTEADKNIYRQFSPNFFDLIIIDECHRGSASEDSAWREILEYFSEATQIGLTATPKETKNVSNIDYFGEPIYTYSLRQGIDDGFLAPYKVVRIDIDKDLSGWRPQKGQTDKYGYQIEDKIYNQRDFDRTLILEKRTELVAQKITEFLKNTDRYNKTIIFCENIDHAERMRQALANANSDLVAQNSKYVMRITGDNPEGKAQLDNFIFPESVYPVIATTSKLMTTGVDAQTCKLIVLDQRIQSMTEFKQIIGRGTRINEEYDKYYFTIIDFKKATELFADSDFDGDPVQIYEPKTLEDSPVPPDDFDRADEPYSYSEMNNNKRRGKTSELSAHWGAWTNEYQTKQYVVNNVEVRIASERVQYYDAEGKLITESLKDYTRKTVGKKYQSLDEFLRKWSKTEKKQIIIEELAQAGVFFPELAQEVGRNYDPFDLICHIVWDVPPLTRQERAREVKKRDYFSKYVDRARQVLDALLDKYADEGIDAVIEPQILKIDPFVGIGTPMEIAKLFGGKKGYLQAVKELETQLFEINR is encoded by the coding sequence ATGAATAAAAAAGAATTGTCAGAAAGAGATATTTGCACCAAATTTATCACCCCCGCTCTCATCAAAGCAGGATGGAATCTGCAAACCCAAATCCGAGAAGAATTTAGCCTCACCAAAGGGCGTATCATTGTACGGGGGAAACTCCACACTAGGGGGCAACAAAAACGAGCAGATTATGTCTTATTTTATCAACCGAATATTCCCCTTGCCGTCATCGAAGCAAAGGATAATAAGCACAGTGTCGGGGATGGAATGCAACAGGCTTTAGAGTATGCAGACTTACTGCAAGTTCCCTTTGTGTTCAGTAGTAACGGCGATCGATTTTTATTCCACAACAAACTAAATCGAGACGGGAAAATCGAACAAGAAATCGAATTTGAGCAAATGCCAAGCCCTGATGTATTATGGCGTTGGTGGTCAGATGCTCAAGGTTTAAGCGAACAACAGGAAAAACTCATCACCCAAGATTACTACAATGACGGAAGCGGAAAAACTCCCCGTTACTATCAACTTTTAGCCATTAATAAGACGATCGAAGCTATATCCCAAGGGCAACGCAGAATATTATTAGTCATGGCAACAGGCACGGGAAAAACCTTTACCGCCTTTCAAATTATCTGGCGTTTATGGAAATCTCAACACAAAAAAAGAATCCTCTTTCTAGTCGATCGAAATATTCTTGTAGATCAAGCCATGACTAACGATTTTAAACCCTTTGGTTCAACTATGACCAAAATTCAAAAACGACAAATCAATAAATCCTATGAAATTTATCTTTGTTTATACCAAGCTGTCACAGGCACAGAAGCCGATAAAAATATCTATAGACAATTTAGCCCCAACTTTTTCGACTTAATTATTATTGATGAATGTCATCGAGGTAGTGCTTCTGAAGATTCTGCATGGCGAGAAATTTTAGAGTATTTTTCCGAAGCCACCCAAATCGGCTTAACCGCCACCCCCAAAGAAACCAAAAATGTCTCCAATATCGACTATTTCGGCGAACCCATTTACACCTATTCCCTACGACAAGGCATCGATGATGGTTTTCTTGCGCCCTACAAAGTAGTGAGAATTGACATCGATAAAGATTTGTCAGGATGGCGCCCCCAAAAAGGACAAACCGATAAATATGGTTATCAAATCGAAGATAAAATCTATAATCAACGAGATTTCGATCGAACCTTAATCCTCGAAAAACGTACCGAATTAGTCGCCCAAAAAATTACCGAATTTCTAAAAAATACCGATCGTTACAATAAAACCATTATCTTTTGTGAAAATATCGATCATGCTGAAAGAATGCGTCAAGCCCTAGCTAATGCCAATAGTGATTTAGTCGCCCAAAACTCCAAATACGTTATGCGCATCACAGGGGATAATCCAGAAGGAAAAGCCCAATTAGATAACTTTATTTTTCCTGAAAGCGTTTATCCTGTCATCGCCACCACTTCCAAATTGATGACAACGGGAGTCGATGCTCAAACTTGTAAGTTAATCGTACTAGATCAACGCATCCAATCCATGACGGAATTTAAACAAATCATCGGTAGAGGCACAAGGATTAACGAAGAATACGATAAATATTACTTTACCATCATCGACTTTAAAAAAGCCACTGAACTCTTTGCCGATAGCGACTTTGACGGCGATCCAGTGCAGATATACGAACCGAAAACCCTAGAAGATTCCCCCGTACCACCTGACGATTTCGATCGAGCAGATGAGCCTTATAGCTACTCAGAAATGAATAATAATAAACGTAGGGGCAAAACCTCAGAATTATCTGCTCATTGGGGAGCATGGACAAACGAATATCAAACAAAACAATATGTAGTCAATAATGTAGAGGTAAGAATCGCCTCCGAGAGAGTGCAATATTACGACGCAGAAGGCAAATTAATCACCGAATCCTTAAAAGACTATACCCGTAAAACCGTTGGTAAAAAATATCAATCCCTCGACGAATTTTTAAGAAAATGGAGTAAAACGGAAAAGAAACAAATCATTATTGAGGAATTAGCCCAAGCAGGGGTATTTTTCCCCGAATTAGCCCAAGAAGTAGGCAGAAATTACGATCCCTTCGACTTAATTTGTCATATCGTTTGGGATGTACCTCCCTTAACTCGTCAGGAAAGAGCGAGGGAAGTCAAAAAACGTGATTACTTCAGTAAGTATGTCGATCGAGCGCGACAAGTATTAGATGCCTTATTAGATAAATATGCCGATGAAGGCATAGATGCAGTAATCGAACCTCAAATCTTAAAAATCGATCCCTTTGTGGGTATCGGTACACCTATGGAGATAGCGAAGTTATTTGGAGGAAAGAAAGGTTATCTTCAAGCCGTCAAAGAATTAGAAACACAATTATTTGAAATAAATAGGTAG
- a CDS encoding PIN domain-containing protein: MFEFKRIFLDTNIYIIGDADKKSPESIILEAFGYRNKCKILKGEIILSDILLDQIRRVGKYLYGKDQAGEIISNIWRWLDIYYLPSTINWQQEKVFLEKENLIPREDIEIYLTAKIAKADCFISGNRKLLKSIADFDCLTSEDFIQKYLNKVI; the protein is encoded by the coding sequence ATGTTTGAATTTAAACGTATTTTCTTAGATACAAATATTTATATAATTGGTGATGCTGATAAAAAAAGCCCTGAAAGTATAATCCTAGAAGCCTTTGGCTACAGAAATAAATGCAAAATATTAAAAGGAGAAATCATTTTATCAGATATATTATTAGATCAAATTAGAAGGGTAGGAAAATATTTATATGGGAAAGATCAAGCTGGAGAAATTATTTCAAATATTTGGCGTTGGCTTGACATTTATTATTTACCATCTACAATTAATTGGCAACAGGAAAAAGTATTTTTAGAAAAAGAAAATTTAATTCCCCGTGAAGATATTGAAATTTATTTAACCGCTAAAATCGCAAAGGCGGATTGTTTTATTTCAGGTAATAGAAAATTACTTAAAAGTATTGCTGATTTTGACTGTTTAACCTCTGAAGATTTTATCCAGAAATATCTGAATAAAGTTATTTGA
- a CDS encoding PIN domain-containing protein has protein sequence MSKVIRLCLDLNIWCASLLADFKGRNETACQILVETIRQRECSLGKVKLIVSWGMMNRLQKVLEQDLQVSSFTAKNYLNIICKYADYVPQLTLGGSGVIAMEDIEDSHVLETCLASQADILVTANFKDFINKDTKIIIEQRYAIYTSANHRLIIVHPFLMVEWLKSGQIPN, from the coding sequence ATGTCAAAGGTTATTCGTTTATGTCTTGATTTGAATATTTGGTGTGCGTCATTACTGGCAGATTTTAAAGGTAGAAATGAAACTGCTTGTCAAATTTTAGTCGAAACAATACGTCAAAGAGAATGTAGTTTAGGAAAAGTAAAATTAATTGTATCTTGGGGAATGATGAATCGATTGCAGAAAGTTTTAGAACAAGATTTGCAAGTTTCTTCTTTCACTGCAAAAAATTACTTAAACATTATTTGCAAATATGCGGATTATGTGCCACAGTTGACTTTAGGCGGTTCAGGGGTGATTGCAATGGAAGATATTGAAGATAGTCATGTTTTAGAAACTTGTTTGGCTTCTCAAGCCGATATTTTGGTTACTGCTAATTTTAAAGATTTTATCAATAAAGATACAAAAATTATTATTGAACAACGTTATGCTATTTATACGAGTGCCAATCATCGCTTAATTATAGTTCATCCTTTTTTGATGGTTGAGTGGTTAAAATCTGGACAGATACCTAACTAA
- a CDS encoding type II toxin-antitoxin system VapC family toxin: MKILDTNVISELMKGNKCSENVYHWISQQPIEDLFTTTITQAEILYGIAILPSGKRQTKLLNLANLMFQEDFNNRILTFNQESAIAFAKIASERRKKGQPISQADAQIASICYSYQATLVTRNINDFQHCGINIINPWHS, encoded by the coding sequence ATGAAAATTTTAGATACTAATGTTATTTCTGAATTAATGAAGGGTAATAAATGTTCAGAAAATGTCTATCATTGGATTTCTCAACAACCCATAGAAGATTTATTTACCACTACTATTACTCAAGCAGAAATTCTTTATGGAATTGCCATATTACCTTCGGGAAAACGCCAAACAAAGCTGTTAAATTTAGCTAATTTAATGTTTCAAGAAGATTTTAATAATCGGATTCTCACTTTTAATCAAGAATCGGCGATCGCCTTTGCTAAAATAGCCTCAGAAAGAAGAAAAAAAGGGCAACCAATTTCTCAGGCTGATGCTCAAATAGCTTCAATTTGTTATAGTTATCAAGCAACATTAGTAACTCGTAATATTAATGATTTTCAACATTGTGGCATTAATATTATCAATCCTTGGCACTCTTAA